The Quercus robur chromosome 3, dhQueRobu3.1, whole genome shotgun sequence DNA segment TGACACAGATGGTAGCCATGATGTTAACCCCACCCCCCttgtgaacaatatggtttcTTAAATTCCAAATAGAATCCAAAGTGAATGTCATCTGCAAGGAGCATATCTCAGCCACTTCGATCCCTGTGCTGCTAATCACCTGGCAGAAACTGAGCGTGTGGATTTAGAACCAGCTTAATAATATCTGAAGGGTACCAGATCTTAAACCCCAGCTGCAGGCATGCCATATGGCCCTTGTGGCAGTGCACTTAAAATGAGCATATGATTCCACTAAATTGCCACATAAAATACAGCTTGAATCACTAATTCTGGCAAGACAccagataataataaataaaaacaattcgACTAAGATTATGAACACGACACGTCAATATTatggatattttgattttatggaTACAAGTACTTATTCTAGTTTTCAAAACTTCATAATTCTATGTCACATCCTAGAAAAACgtacaattataattttatacgaCTGAATATTACTGCAATAAGAACGCTGATAAGTTTATGCTTACAAAGTGTTCTTATCAGATATCTGCATTACCACTAGTATGTTGCTTAATAATCATAAGTGAAATAAGATGACTTGTTGCTAGTTTGCAAGGTTGCAACCATCACTTaaataaaactttcaaaattcaGCTAGCTAGCATATCTTTCATCGACCTTTAGGATTCATAATCTCAGAAAACATCGACATCAATCCATCTTGATATTCCTTACTAGCAAAACTTTGCTCCCCATGGAAGATAGCTTTTTCTGCACTCCCTTGCAATTGCAATGCGAGCTCAAGACCCCACACCACATCATTCATTGATGGCCGTTCGGTTCCATTGTCATGCAAACAATTCACCGCAATCTCTCCAAATTTCTTCAAACACTCTGGTTCAATTTCAGCCTTCAATAATGGATCAACAATCTGACCAAGCTTCCCATTGCGATAACATTTCAGGGCCCACTCTGCTAGACTTATCTCCTCGTGCCCTACCGTATGCATGATGGGTGGCCTTGCACACAACACTTCAAACAACACCACACCAAAAGAGTACACATCAGACTTCTCTGTCAATTGTTGGCGTCGATAATATTCCGGATCCAAAtacccaaaactacccttaacaGCTGTGCTAACATGGGCCTTGGACGTGCTAGTAGGACCAAATTTAGACAATCCAAAATCGGACACCTTGGCTGTCCATTTCTCGTCCAATAAAATGTTTGTGCTTTTAACATCACGATGAATGATAGGGTGCTCTGCACCTATATGCAAGTAGTTTAACGCACGTGCCGCACCGAGACAGATTTGGAGGCGTTGATTCCACGGAAGAGGGGTCTTATGACTCATATCAGTGTCGTAGAGATGACTACAAAGAGTCCCACCAGGCATAAAATCATACACAAGGATCATCTCGTTGCCATCATTGCAATATCCTATTAGAGAAACGAGATGGTGGTGGCGGAGCTGTGATAGTATCTCAATTTCTGTTCTGAACTCTTGGACCCCTTGTTGAGAACCGGGTTTCAACCGTTTGATCGCAACATGGGTGGCCTCACCATCAACGTGTATGTACCCTTTATACACGTCACCGAACCCACCAACACCAATAATGGAATTTTGGTCAAAGTTTTTGGTGGCTGCTTTAATCTCAGCCAATGAGAAGTTACGGCACAAATACGGTAGCGATGATCCGTGAGTCTTTGTTGACTTGGAAGTTTGGAAAGATAATGGACGCCGCCAACGCCAACTGGTCTTGGCTCGCCGGAGAATCAAGAATCCGAGAATCAACAGAACAATAATGCCGGAAATTCCGCCACCGACGATGGCcgttatttttattctattgttATTTGACTTTGTTGCCGTTGGAAGGGTCGGCGGAAGTGTGTTGGGGTTGGGTCCGGCGAGATTTCCATTGGTGTCGTTGACTTTGAAGATTTCGATACCGTTCAAGATTGCATCACTGTATTTAGTTTCCCAGTCAAGTGGATTTGCAGCTATGGCGATAGAGAGGTTCACTCTTTTCTGGCTTTCTAAGCCAAACATCGACACAGCGTAGTCCCTATATACGGGAACCCCACTCCCACCGCTCCATCTTATCACGTCGGCTGCCCTCTCAGCGGTTTGATTCGCATTGAAAATGAGGAATCGTCGGTCGCCCACCGCTTTAAACTCTGGTTGAAACTCGCAGAAGTGTAACCTAACAAGGTAATCAAACTGAGAATCCACGGGAAGTTGCCAAGTGAGATTGTATAACTTATTCGAGGATCGGTTAATCCCCATAGTGCGGGCAGTTCTATAGACTTCTTCCGGTGCAGTGTACGGATGTATTTGGCTGAAGTTTAGTTCAATAGTGTTGTTAACTGGTAGCTCAGATGTTAAATCTTCTGTCAAGTACTTGTAGTCCGAATTCCAGCTACGGAACATTCCTGTATCTCCGGCGGGTGAGATGAAGCTCCCTCCAACATTTATTCTGTATAGCATCATGAGAGCAGTTCCATTAACGACTCGGTACAGCTTCTCTTGGCCGATAAAAGGGAGCCCTTGATCATCAGACGGAGTGTAATAGAGATAAGTAGGCATCGACAAGATTTCAATTCCGTTGACAAAAGCAAATGAATTGGAATCGCTTGGAGTTAAGGTTATGTTCAGCCTCTGACCTTCCTCGATGTTGACACAGAACTCTCTAAATATGGTGTCATGGCCGGAATCATAATCAGGGTCTGCCATAAGCGCAGCATTAAAATTGCGAAGAAGAGTAAAAGGTCCAGCTTTGACAGAAAATCGGGCTTTAGAGCGATCAAAGGTGCCGTAAGTAGCTGGGTAGAAGTATAGTCGAACGAATTTTTGGCTTGCAGTGAGTGATGAGAATATATAGCTGAATGGGGAGAGAGATAAGCGGGCTGTTGTATAGGGTACTCGGGTAGCAGAGGAGGATTGCTGCACAACGCTTGCAGTTAGAGATGCATTGTTTTGAAGATGTTCAACTGGGAAGAATATAGAATTCTCGTCTCCAATCCAGGTCCGACCATCTAGTGCGGTCGAATTGCCGGAGGTGCCACAGTCAAGGTTAATTTCGTCCTCTGGTATGTAAGGAAACGGAGAGTTGCTGCCGACCGTGCTGGTCACGTGGTGCAGCAAGAAGGCGATGTAGAGAGATGTGAAACATGGTTGGAGGGTGGCCCAAAGATACGCGTTGCTTCGGTTTCCCTTGCCCATTGTAGCAGAGACAAAGTGAGTGCGTATGATGCCAAGGACGGGCCAGGACTCCGAGTCAAGGTGAGCtaaagtatatataaaaaaaaaatattataaaactctaatttttattattattgaatattATGAAACTCTAATGAGTATTAACTAAAGGAATACAGGTGTTTTGCTAATCCTAGGTTGAGAATTTTGTACCCGGAAGCTGTTGTTACTCATCTCCCTAGGACATTTTCTGATCACCACCCTGTTTTGATTGAATTATGGAAGCCCAATGTGAATAGACTGGTGAGGCCTTTCCGTTTCCAAACGATGTGGCTTCTTCATCCGGATTTTTACAGAATTGTGAAGGAAGCTTGGCCCAATGAAGTTCAGTTACAAATGGCTATCCCAGAATTTACTAGAA contains these protein-coding regions:
- the LOC126716944 gene encoding receptor-like protein kinase FERONIA isoform X1, whose product is MGKGNRSNAYLWATLQPCFTSLYIAFLLHHVTSTVGSNSPFPYIPEDEINLDCGTSGNSTALDGRTWIGDENSIFFPVEHLQNNASLTASVVQQSSSATRVPYTTARLSLSPFSYIFSSLTASQKFVRLYFYPATYGTFDRSKARFSVKAGPFTLLRNFNAALMADPDYDSGHDTIFREFCVNIEEGQRLNITLTPSDSNSFAFVNGIEILSMPTYLYYTPSDDQGLPFIGQEKLYRVVNGTALMMLYRINVGGSFISPAGDTGMFRSWNSDYKYLTEDLTSELPVNNTIELNFSQIHPYTAPEEVYRTARTMGINRSSNKLYNLTWQLPVDSQFDYLVRLHFCEFQPEFKAVGDRRFLIFNANQTAERAADVIRWSGGSGVPVYRDYAVSMFGLESQKRVNLSIAIAANPLDWETKYSDAILNGIEIFKVNDTNGNLAGPNPNTLPPTLPTATKSNNNRIKITAIVGGGISGIIVLLILGFLILRRAKTSWRWRRPLSFQTSKSTKTHGSSLPYLCRNFSLAEIKAATKNFDQNSIIGVGGFGDVYKGYIHVDGEATHVAIKRLKPGSQQGVQEFRTEIEILSQLRHHHLVSLIGYCNDGNEMILVYDFMPGGTLCSHLYDTDMSHKTPLPWNQRLQICLGAARALNYLHIGAEHPIIHRDVKSTNILLDEKWTAKVSDFGLSKFGSTSTSKAHVSTAVKGSFGYLDPEYYRRRQLTEKSDVYSFGVVLFEVLCARPPIMQTVEHEEMSLAEWAPKCYRNGKLDQIVDPLLKAEIEPECLKKFGEIAVSCLHDNGTERPSMNDVVWGLELALQLQGSAEKAIFHGEQSFASKEYQDGLMSMFSEIMNPDGR
- the LOC126716944 gene encoding receptor-like protein kinase FERONIA isoform X3 translates to MGKGNRSNAYLWATLQPCFTSLYIAFLLHHVTSTVGSNSPFPYIPEDEINLDCGTSGNSTALDGRTWIGDENSIFFPVEHLQNNASLTASVVQQSSSATRVPYTTARLSLSPFSYIFSSLTASQKFVRLYFYPATYGTFDRSKARFSVKAGPFTLLRNFNAALMADPDYDSGHDTIFREFCVNIEEGQRLNITLTPSDSNSFAFVNGIEILSMPTYLYYTPSDDQGLPFIGQEKLYRVVNGTALMMLYRINVGGSFISPAGDTGMFRSWNSDYKYLTEDLTSELPVNNTIELNFSQIHPYTAPEEVYRTARTMGINRSSNKLYNLTWQLPVDSQFDYLVRLHFCEFQPEFKAVGDRRFLIFNANQTAERAADVIRWSGGSGVPVYRDYAVSMFGLESQKRVNLSIAIAANPLDWETKYSDAILNGIEIFKVNDTNGNLAGPNPNTLPPTLPTATKSNNNRIKITAIVGGGISGIIVLLILGFLILRRAKTSWRWRRPLSFQTSKSTKTHGSSLPYLCRNFSLAEIKAATKNFDQNSIIGVGGFGDVYKGYIHVDGEATHVAIKRLKPGSQQGVQEFRTEIEILSQLRHHHLVSLIGYCNDGNEMILVYDFMPGGTLCSHLYDTDMSHKTPLPWNQRLQICLGAARALNYLHIGAKHPIIHRDVKSANILLDEKWTAKVSDFGLSKFGSTSTSKAHVSTAVKGSFGYLDPEYYRRRQLTEKSDVYSFGVVLFEVLCARPPIMQTVEHEEMSLAEWAPKCYRNGKLDQIVDPLLKAEIEPECLKKFGEIAVSCLHDNGTERPSMNDVVWGLELALQLQGSAEKAIFHGEQSFASKEYQDGLMSMFSEIMNPDGR
- the LOC126716944 gene encoding receptor-like protein kinase FERONIA isoform X2, which gives rise to MGKGNRSNAYLWATLQPCFTSLYIAFLLHHVTSTVGSNSPFPYIPEDEINLDCGTSGNSTALDGRTWIGDENSIFFPVEHLQNNASLTASVVQQSSSATRVPYTTARLSLSPFSYIFSSLTASQKFVRLYFYPATYGTFDRSKARFSVKAGPFTLLRNFNAALMADPDYDSGHDTIFREFCVNIEEGQRLNITLTPSDSNSFAFVNGIEILSMPTYLYYTPSDDQGLPFIGQEKLYRVVNGTALMMLYRINVGGSFISPAGDTGMFRSWNSDYKYLTEDLTSELPVNNTIELNFSQIHPYTAPEEVYRTARTMGINRSSNKLYNLTWQLPVDSQFDYLVRLHFCEFQPEFKAVGDRRFLIFNANQTAERAADVIRWSGGSGVPVYRDYAVSMFGLESQKRVNLSIAIAANPLDWETKYSDAILNGIEIFKVNDTNGNLAGPNPNTLPPTLPTATKSNNNRIKITAIVGGGISGIIVLLILGFLILRRAKTSWRWRRPLSFQTSKSTKTHGSSLPYLCRNFSLAEIKAATKNFDQNSIIGVGGFGDVYKGYIHVDGEATHVAIKRLKPGSQQGVQEFRTEIEILSQLRHHHLVSLIGYCNDGNEMILVYDFMPGGTLCSHLYDTDMSHKTPLPWNQRLQICLGAARALNYLHIGAKHPIIHRDVKTTNILLDEKWTAKVSDFGLSKFGSTSTSKAHVSTAVKGSFGYLDPEYYRRRQLTEKSDVYSFGVVLFEVLCARPPIMQTVEHEEMSLAEWAPKCYRNGKLDQIVDPLLKAEIEPECLKKFGEIAVSCLHDNGTERPSMNDVVWGLELALQLQGSAEKAIFHGEQSFASKEYQDGLMSMFSEIMNPDGR